The Erigeron canadensis isolate Cc75 chromosome 1, C_canadensis_v1, whole genome shotgun sequence genome segment GTAATTTGTGGGTGCTTAGACTCAAAGCTATATGTTACTCACTTTCACATTGAGCAGCATGCCAATAATCTCACTTTGTATTCTGAAACAATCTGTGGAATGTTATTGTTCTTCCATGTGGTGTTTGACTTGGTTTGTCAAGAATACAAAAGTAGCTGTTTATACTGCCAGGCATGTTGTGTTAATAAGTTGATCCTGTTTACTGGTTTCAGGAAAAGAACAAGTGACATCCACAGTTGCCTCTGCTTCAGAACACACTGAGGAGGTGGATGAGAGTAATAAGAAGAGACATCTGAATGTTGTATTCATTGGTCATGTCGGTATGTTTATTATCTTTCAGTTTCAAGATTAATGAACTGATTTTGACTCGTTTGCTTTTATACTGAATAATATGTATCAGACTGTTATTATATTGAGTGAAGTTATGAAATTACACATGATGAAACTAGGGGGATGTTTCGTTTAAACATGGAATTACCATAGGTCTGGGTTCCAAGAAAGGGTATGGGTTTACAGACCACAACCCTAAGTGGGTTTTGAATATGCTCAATGGGTTTGATGCCAAAGGGGAATCCAGCTTTGAATTAAGGTCGTCTCAGGCATCTCCTCAAGTTGGCTTTTTAGCATGTATATAAAATATTCCAACCTAAGCTGCAATTTGAAGTGTTTTAAAAGGTCTCTATTCCCCCCTACATTTTTTTCCATGGCCACCTGCTAGTTGTATATCTGGAAATCATTTCCCCTTTTTACGTCTTTTAGTGCTTGATTTTTAGATACCTTGAATATAAGATACATCACTTGCACAATATCTACACTAttatcaaaaatttatatatagcgTGTTATGTTTAAATTGGATGCTTAGAGGTATTTGTTTATCATGATTTTAGGTTTTCTAATAATTTAAGAATTAtgctttaacttttaattttaagtttttaataaaatgtcatAGCTTTAATCTCATTTAAGGTTTAGGAACTAAATTTGAGCTTCTATTATATGTAATTCACTATTGGCCGATACTTTTTGATAATGCGAATGTATTTGTTTATCATGATTTTAGGTTTTCTAATAATTTAAGAATTAtgctttaacttttatttttaagtttttaataaaatgtcatAGCTTTAATCTCATTTAAGGTTTAGGAACTAAATTTGAGCTTCTATTATATGTAATTCACTATTGGCCGATACTTTTTGATAATGCGAATACTAATATGGAGTATCTTTGTATGacataatatttgatattttgacaAGTCATTGAAGTGTATGTATTGTCATCATTAATGTTTGGTGGCTTCTTTGAGAAAATTTTCtggatccaccactttttgatACCCAATTTACGATCTCAAAGTTATTAAACAACTAATTTTAATGGGAATGAAAGTCTCCTTTTCATTCCCACACCCATATACAAAACACAGCCAAGgttctatattatatattaaaatcaaacatttttaaacttCTGTCTACGGTCAAAGTACTTCATAATCATAATTTAGTTGCCTTTTGTGTAGTAATCTTCATAATTTATCTTAGTCCAGATCCATCATATAGTCTCTCTGTACTTTCTCCATTGCCAAGTATATAAGcatttatatacatatctatGTTATGAAGTAAGATTATTGGATAATCTGTTCCCATATTTCTTAAGTGTCTGCTTTGTCATTTTGATGTAATTAAACTAATGACAGAGATGTGCACTTTAAAATAACTCTATTGTGAATATGcagtttctttttttatgaATTCAATTCTAACAATGTTATTTTAAGATACTTCACTATCATTTCTAAAACTGGTGCAAAttaatcccccccccccccccctcccccccTTCCTTCAGGGTTATACGTTTCCAATGACAATAGACCACATCAAGATATTTAGTATCTCtagtttttgtttttcgttTACTTTTGGATAACAACGTAAGAAGAAAGCTACTTGAAAGTTACATTTGTTCACTGTTTTAATTGAAAAAGGCTATAATTTTAGGTTTTGTGCAACTCAAGAGTCTTATTGTATGGGTTGAATGATTCTTACAATTTCTATAGAAAATTAcaatacactttttgttttttcgtTCTGTTTTTGAACAACTTACTAAAAGGAACGTTACATGTGCTCACTATATTTCTAGATTTATGGAACTCACGAGTACTGTAAAATGCGTTAGGTGATTCTTACAATCTATTTACAAGTGTACTTAtctgtaatttttatttatgtctGAAGATGCCGGGAAGTCCACAATTGGAGGCCAGATACTATACCTCAGCGGCCAAGTTGATGAGCGTACGattcaaaaatatgaaaaagaagCCAAGGATAAAAGTAGAGAGAGTTGGTAAGGCCTTGTTTATCAGGATCTTCTATATATGAAATGGTGCAGAATTTTAATTTACGTGCAAAAGCAGCCAAGGAAGAAAGGGTTACTAAATATATACTCATTCTCCCTTCTATGTTAAGGGTTATAAAGAAAGTCGTTGATATCTTCCACCCTCACCCCCAACCCCTCAAGACAGGTTTCTTTGCTTTTTTGACAAAGTTATTTCTCTTTCTCAATTATTCCTTGGATTACGTTTGATGTAGGTACATGGCATATATTATGGATACCAATGAAGAGGAGAGGCTGAAGGTATGTAATTTAATCCTTGCATTGAACATTCGAACTCCGTTATATTGTGTTTTCTCTGTTTTACAGTTGCTCATTTGTTCTCAACTTCTTTAATTCATGTGGTTCTGTTTCTGCCTTAATATGTTACCCATTTGTTTAATGATGTTAAATGCTCACTATAGGGAAAAACAGTTGAAGTTGGTAGAGCACATTTTGAGACAGAGAGTACGCGGTTTACCATACTGGATGCAccggtaattttttttttgtcattcatGTAGAAACTTTGTAGTAGACTACCCTTTGATGAAATTCAAATCTTTATCCTTAGGAATCTTGATGTGCTATTCCTACTAAAACCTCGTGTTTGAGTGTTTCTCAAATTAAAACAATCTTTCAGTTTTCTGTCGCTGAAACAAACCTGTTTGAAAAGAACTACTCTTTAAAGATGTATACATACTTGACGTTCACAACTTATTTATTGATATACAAGCATTTAGCCATTAATGGTTTCTTGATGTTTTCAGGGCCACAAAAGCTATGTGCCTAACATGATTAGTGGTGCTTCTCAAGCTGATATAGGTGTATTGGTAATAACTTCTGCTTTTAACAACTTATGCTGCCTTGTAATCTAATAACACAGTATCTATGCTAATAACATCAATCTCAGGTTATATCTGCTCGAAAAGGAGAATTTGAAACTGGGTACGAGAGAGGAGGGCAAACGCGTGAGCATGTACAACTTGCAAAGACTTTGGGTGTTTCTAAGCTACTTGTTGTTGTCAATAAGATGGACGATCCAACTGTTAATTGGTCTAAGGAGAGGTGTGTACTTTTGTGCTGTTTATCTTTTGTAACATCATTAGTATTTAGATCGTGGTTTTTAAAATCCTGTTTTCTAATATAGGTATAGTGAAATTGAATCAAAAATGGTCCCATTTTTGAAGTCCTCGGGCTACAATGTGAAGAAAGGTAAAGACAGATGTCTTTTTGTATCTTATCATTTACTCTTGGCTAATTAATTTGCTGAATTCATGCTTTCGGCTGACCACCAAATAACCAGTTACTCAAATTCTCTATGCTTTTTGGCTAATTTTGTGGGAGGGTTATATTGGAGCCCTTTTGCTGATGTTGTCGTAAGAAATAAATGTTGATAAAAGTGGTTCACTTGGTAAAGCTCAGGGCggttaaattataatatactaCATATTGTCACTTTGACAAAACAGTTTTTTGAATAGTTCTGCAAGTCCCGATCTGTGTATTATAAACCCTTCTACAAAAGCTTACATTTTTATGGATACTTATGTCTTAccttatattttaaatttggaATTCTCTTAAGAACATTCTGTCATCTGGAATTTCCATCAGAATCTGCTGGATGTTGGATACATTTtgttgatatatttattatttgcaGATATTCAGTTTCTTCCAATATCTGGCCTTCATGGTACTAATATGCAAACAAGAGTGGAAAAAAGTGTCTGCCCTTGGTGGGATGGTCAATGTCTATTTGAAGCACTCGATGTTATTGAAGTTCCGCTGCGTGACCCTAAAGGTCCATTTAGGTATGAAGTTCATATATATGCAATTACTGTTCTTTTTTTTGGTCCT includes the following:
- the LOC122605292 gene encoding eukaryotic peptide chain release factor GTP-binding subunit ERF3A isoform X2; the protein is MDNLEEDIRALQLDSSVEESKEMVPNENDGKPEESSLVSDNMEGASDDKLVYGKEQVTSTVASASEHTEEVDESNKKRHLNVVFIGHVDAGKSTIGGQILYLSGQVDERTIQKYEKEAKDKSRESWYMAYIMDTNEEERLKGKTVEVGRAHFETESTRFTILDAPGHKSYVPNMISGASQADIGVLVISARKGEFETGYERGGQTREHVQLAKTLGVSKLLVVVNKMDDPTVNWSKERYSEIESKMVPFLKSSGYNVKKDIQFLPISGLHGTNMQTRVEKSVCPWWDGQCLFEALDVIEVPLRDPKGPFRMTIIDKFKDLGTVVMGKVESGSLREGNSLLIMPNKVQVKVLAIFIDEDKVRSAGPGENLRVRVSGIEEEDILSGFVLSSIEKPIPAVQEFIAQLHILELVENAIFTAGYKAVLHIHSVVEECEILELMQQIDPKTRKPMKKKVLFVKNGAVVICRIQVTNLICIEKFSDFQQLGRFTLRTEGKTVAIGKVIELA